The genomic window TTGCGGACACTCGGAACATGAAATTTGGATTATGGCCGTTTTCGACTGCCTTTGTGTTAGCAGCAAGCACGCCGACGTAGGGAATGCCGATCTCATTCACCGGCTCCGCTTGCGCCACCGCAACGGTTGAATGATAGCCACCGAGGATCGCAACGCACTTGTCGGAGAGCGCAACACGCCGGGTATTATCGACGCCGCGCGGCGGAGCACCCGCGTCGTCGTACTGCACAAATTTCAAGGGCTTCCCTAACACTCCACCCTTGGCATTGATCTCATCGATGGCGATTTCAGCGCCCATCTTGATCGCCTGACCACCAAATGCCGCGGGACCGGTGATGGCTGCGGAGTTGCCAATACAAGGCATCTGTTGCGCGAAGGCAGCCGTCGAACACAGTCCGAGCATTGCTGCGCCAGCAACAATTCCGCTGCGGAACTTACTCTGCAAAAACATATCGTATCTCCCGCGTCTTCAATGATTGAGCGCGCACCAGCGCGCTCACGTCGGGAGCTAACGGCAAAGAAATCGCTAGAACAAAGATCAAATTCCGATGAAAGGTATAGGTAAAACCTATGAAGAAGTTGCTGCTCGCCTTTGATGCACAGCGAAATGAGATATCGATATGAATTCGCTAAGATAAAACGAACACTAGGCAATAGTTTTTGCAAATGCACATTTTGCAAGCACGTTGACAGATCAACATGTCACGTCACTATTGTCCTACTGGGGACAGTTTGTATGGACCTGCGACAACTGAAGTATTTCGTACAGATCGCCGAGAGCGGAAACTTTTCACGCGCGGCGGAAATACTCCGGATCGCACAACCATCACTTAGTCAGCAGATCAAAAGTCTCGAAGAGGAACTCGGCGTCAAAGTTCTCGTCCGTCATGCGAGAGGCGTGACGCCGACTGAGAAAGGTCAGCAGCTCTACGAGCATGCGCGACGGATCCTTCAGGAGATCGATCACGCCAAGGATACCATCCGCTCGCGCACCTCGGCACCATCGGGACGGGTCTCTGTCGGATTGCCGACATCGGCGTGCCGCGGATTATCCCTTCCCCTGTTTCGCGAAATGGCCGAGCGCTGTCCGAACGTAACGCTTCACATCGTCGAAGCAATGACTGGGTATCTCGACGAGCTGATCCAGGCCGGTCGTTTGGATGTGGCGCTGCTCTACGACCACAAGGCTTTCGAACATGTCGCGTGGACCGAGATGATGACAGAAGACCTGATGCTGTTCGTTTCGAAAAACAGCCCGATGGCCAATCGAAAATCCGTTTCGTTCAAAAAGCTATTCGATCGCCCGATCGTCCTGCCGGGACGCCCAAATGTTCTACGCGCAGTAATCGATCAGCTTGCTGCCCGCCATGACATCATGCCCCTAATCAAGGATTGCGACAGCCTGCCCGCCATCGCCAAAATGGTCTGCAACTCTGAGTTCATGGCGATCATGCCTCATTTCGCCTTCGTTGATGAAATGGCACGGGGCGAAATGGTCGCAATCCCTATCGTCGATCCCGTGCCCTCGTGGACGCTCTCTGTCGTTGTATCCCAGCGCACCACGAACGCGCGGGGAAGCGAGGCCATGGCACACGTGATGGCCGACCTGATTGCCGACATGGTCGATCAAGGCGAATGGCGGGCAACCTTGCGCGGCGAGAAAATCAGCAAGGAGTTTTCCTTTTAGGAGACCGCCGGGTCATGCAGTGTCACATCGCTGGAGCATGCACGCATTCGCTCGGCCGCAGCCGCGTGCCTCTTTTTTCGATCGGCACATTGCAATTGTCGAGGCGCTGCTCGTCCGACCATTTTCGGCCGAGGCGCTCCTTTCCGGTGAGCGTGCCTGATGCGCTCCGCAGGGCGCCCCCGCCGGCCTGGCCTGCTGTCCGTTGCTGGGCTATCGGCGACTGGGCTCCAGCATGTACAGCCTGCAGTACGATCAAAGCTGTCGCCGGAATCAGACCGGCTAGCCGCAGTTTCTGAGATCCCATAAACGACCTCCGACCAAAGATTTCGAGCCACCGCAACGCAGCGTCGCAGCAGACGATTGCTGTTTCCACCCGATTCAAGATTAAGTTATTCCGGCGGAACAACGTGTTGTGAAGTCAACTCGAGCGCCCCTTCTGTTAAGGTTGCGATTCCCAATTAGTCACTGAGTCTCGACAAAGACGGGAAGCAAGATCAGGCACCCCACTACACATCTACAATCCAGATCACGCGGTACGGTTCACAATACTTTCGTGCATTCCGTTTCAGATACTGAACCTGGACGATCACTGACCACGGCGCCGGGCAACAAAGGAAATGTGTTCCTGCTCGTGCCGAATAGACATTAGCAGCTTATGAAGAGCGAGGGACAATCATGACCAAACTGAAAATCAACGGCCAGGAACGGACCTGGGATGGCGATCCGGATCTTCCGCTGCTTTGGTTTCTTCGCGACGAAATCGGCCTGACTGGGACAAAATTTGGCTGCGGTCAGGCTTTGTGCGGTGCATGCACCGTCATCGTCGATAAACAGGCCGTGCGCGCCTGTATCACATCTGTTTCCGACGTTGCCGACCGTGAAGTCACGACCATCGAAGGCCTTCATCCGACTGGAGATCATCCGGTTCAGAAAGCGTGGCGGCAGTTGAATGTGCCGCAATGCGGCTATTGCCAGACCGGACAGATCATGCAGGCCGCCGCCCTGCTCCTGGAAAATCCAAAACCCACAAACGGTCAGATACGAGAGGCGATGTCCGGCAACATCTGCCGTTGCGGAGCTTATCAGCGCATTGAGAACGCGGTTCACTTGGCTTCGACGGGGGTTTGATCATGAATATCATCGCACAACCCGACAAACTGCGAAAACACATCCAGGTTGAGAACGTCAGTCGCCGCGCCATTCTTAAGAGTCTTGGCATCACCGCCGGCTTCGTTCTCGCCGCACCGATCATGTCGCGTCCGGCGTTCGC from Nitrobacteraceae bacterium AZCC 1564 includes these protein-coding regions:
- a CDS encoding isoquinoline 1-oxidoreductase alpha subunit (product_source=KO:K07302; cath_funfam=3.30.365.10; cog=COG2080; ko=KO:K07302; pfam=PF01799; superfamily=47741,54292), which gives rise to MTKLKINGQERTWDGDPDLPLLWFLRDEIGLTGTKFGCGQALCGACTVIVDKQAVRACITSVSDVADREVTTIEGLHPTGDHPVQKAWRQLNVPQCGYCQTGQIMQAAALLLENPKPTNGQIREAMSGNICRCGAYQRIENAVHLASTGV
- a CDS encoding LysR family nitrogen assimilation transcriptional regulator (product_source=KO:K19338; cath_funfam=1.10.10.10,3.40.190.10; cog=COG0583; ko=KO:K19338; pfam=PF00126,PF03466; superfamily=46785,53850), with amino-acid sequence MDLRQLKYFVQIAESGNFSRAAEILRIAQPSLSQQIKSLEEELGVKVLVRHARGVTPTEKGQQLYEHARRILQEIDHAKDTIRSRTSAPSGRVSVGLPTSACRGLSLPLFREMAERCPNVTLHIVEAMTGYLDELIQAGRLDVALLYDHKAFEHVAWTEMMTEDLMLFVSKNSPMANRKSVSFKKLFDRPIVLPGRPNVLRAVIDQLAARHDIMPLIKDCDSLPAIAKMVCNSEFMAIMPHFAFVDEMARGEMVAIPIVDPVPSWTLSVVVSQRTTNARGSEAMAHVMADLIADMVDQGEWRATLRGEKISKEFSF
- a CDS encoding hypothetical protein (product_source=Hypo-rule applied; cleavage_site_network=SignalP-noTM), whose protein sequence is MGSQKLRLAGLIPATALIVLQAVHAGAQSPIAQQRTAGQAGGGALRSASGTLTGKERLGRKWSDEQRLDNCNVPIEKRGTRLRPSECVHAPAM